AACTAATTCTTTTTCTGGCTTTATGTCACTTACACGCTGCCAAATTAAGCTACCAACAATCTCAATACCATTTACTAGTATAGGATGTGTACTTAGAGTCAATAAATCGTCATTTAATTGTAAAAATCGGACTTGATTTGCACCTACCCAGTTCGGGAAAAAACTCACTTCTACATGATGAACAACTCGATTATCTTGAATTTCATAAGTTCCACAATAGGAAACATAACTATCAGCCGCAGTCACTTTTTCTTCCACAGTACCCGCCGCAATATCTCCAGCTTGAAATAGAGGACGGTTCGCTTTCATCATTGCTACTGAAACATAGCCATTATCTGTATAAATAATGTAGCCACTGGGGTTGTCTCCTAAAGGATAAAAAACTTGCCCATTTGCAGTTCTAGTTTCACAGCTAAGAAGTTTCCAAGTACCTACCAGATTATTTGTCACTTTGTTGAATATCCTATTTGCTAATTCTGTTTGATGAGTGAAAGCCTGTTAACTTTTAATCAATGCGGCGAAAAGTTAACCGTAAAAGTAATAAATCTCCAGTTAAAAAGCCTAGAAGTGCCAGATACAGATAACGTTCGTAGCGCTCAAAAACAGTTTTGCCAACCAAATTGATGATTTCTGTACGTTTGCTTCTGAAGTTAGTTAACCATGCTTGGAGAGTGCGGACATAATCCATGCGATCGTTACGAACTGAAACTACTTCAAAAATACCTTCTGCGGCGGCGGTAATTTCTGTAAGTCGCGGAGAATCAGATTCGGGAAATATTTCTTGATTGGCAAACTGCGCGCCTAAACTTTTTTGTACTTCTTCTGGTTTTCTCTTCCCATAGGCGATAGTTTGAATGGATATCGAACCGCCTGGATTTAACCATTCATGACAGCGACTAAAGAAGGTACGATAAACATCAATTTTTTCCTGGCTAGATAATTCTGGTTTGACAAAATGTTCAAAAGCACCAATAGAAATAATTGCATCAAAAGGCTCTTTTGGTGAGTAGTTTAACCAGCTTTCGAGATTAACTTCAATTTGCGGATGCTTGTTAGCAGAAATCCAATTTTTTTGAGCTTCACTTAATGTTAGTCCTACAGCTTGCTCAACTCCATGCACATCTACTAAACGTTTGAGTACTGTTCCCCAACCACAACCGATATCTAAAACTCGCTTGGCATTTTTGGCTTTGGCTTGATTAATATGAAAATCAACTTTTCTAATTTGAGCTAATTCCAGCGCTTCTTCTGGTTCGCCTTCATCCCAGATAGCACAAGAATAAGTCATAGTACTATCTAACCAAAGTTGATAAAAATCATTTCCAACATCGTAATGGTGTTGTATTGCTTCATGCGAAGCGCCAGGAGTCAAAGTTTTTGCAGTAGTCATAACGTTTGTTGTTATTAATTAATAT
The genomic region above belongs to Calothrix sp. NIES-2098 and contains:
- a CDS encoding hypothetical protein (similar to cyclopropane-fatty-acyl-phospholipid synthase), which encodes MTTAKTLTPGASHEAIQHHYDVGNDFYQLWLDSTMTYSCAIWDEGEPEEALELAQIRKVDFHINQAKAKNAKRVLDIGCGWGTVLKRLVDVHGVEQAVGLTLSEAQKNWISANKHPQIEVNLESWLNYSPKEPFDAIISIGAFEHFVKPELSSQEKIDVYRTFFSRCHEWLNPGGSISIQTIAYGKRKPEEVQKSLGAQFANQEIFPESDSPRLTEITAAAEGIFEVVSVRNDRMDYVRTLQAWLTNFRSKRTEIINLVGKTVFERYERYLYLALLGFLTGDLLLLRLTFRRID